One genomic segment of Micromonospora sp. WMMC415 includes these proteins:
- a CDS encoding immune inhibitor A domain-containing protein: MGLLGLSLTATGLAVGPSAFAAPQPKLPTSAPSVAEPAHVDHDLPNPLEEKRRALRQEGLSEVLSGKAKAQRINGSTVVKVGETAGGAPATDRAARARDGKKDQYVELSREKTDRIFVILAEFGNERHPSYPDKDTDPAWPGPARFDGPLHNEIPEPNRAVDNSTVWQPDYSADHYRTLYFGTKPGDESLKQYYEAQSSGRYSVDGTVTDWVKVKYNEARYGRSGDDPDDANGDDPAVCGSNVCTNVWALVRDAADQWVADQKAAGRTDAQIAADAKAMDQWDRYDHDSDGNFNESDGYIDHFQIVHAGGDMADGDPNQGEDAIWSHRWYAFASDQGRTGPPNFPAGGTQIGSTGIWIGDYTIQPENGGRSVFYHEYGHDLGLPDDYNVVNGGDNNNEHWTLMAQSRLGGKNDGGIGERGGDLGAWNKLQLGWLDYEVVVAGQKRTMTLGPQEYNSAKPQAAVVVLPQREYTFDNGKPFEGTRQFFSGNEDDLNNTMTRTLDFTGKSSASLSMKGRYNIEADYDYLFFEASLDGGETWTPLPGTADGKPLKEISPGRFALDGSSDGKWVDITIPMDAAAGKVVQFRLRYQTDGGVSEGGFYGDAITVTADGETVLSDGAENGAGDWTLGGWTIAEETYTRLFDNYYIAGHRSYVSYDKYLKTGPYYFGYANTRPDWVDHYAYQEGLLISYWNTRWADNDTFAHPGEGRNLYIDARPRPIYNLTGQPWRARVQVYDAPFSLKKADSFTLHIDSRPQYIRGQAAEPLFDDTKKYWYEELPNHGVKLPATGTKIKVLEQKGTSIKVRFF; the protein is encoded by the coding sequence GTGGGTCTGCTCGGGCTCTCGTTGACGGCGACGGGGCTGGCGGTCGGACCGTCCGCCTTCGCGGCGCCGCAACCGAAGCTGCCGACGTCCGCACCGTCAGTCGCCGAGCCCGCCCACGTTGACCACGACCTGCCCAACCCGCTGGAGGAGAAGCGGCGGGCACTGCGCCAGGAGGGCCTGAGCGAGGTCCTCTCCGGCAAGGCGAAGGCGCAGCGGATCAACGGCAGCACCGTCGTCAAGGTCGGTGAGACGGCCGGCGGCGCCCCCGCCACGGACCGCGCGGCTCGTGCCCGCGACGGCAAGAAGGACCAGTACGTCGAGCTCTCCCGGGAGAAGACCGACCGGATCTTCGTGATCCTGGCCGAGTTCGGCAACGAGCGGCACCCGTCCTACCCCGACAAGGACACCGACCCGGCCTGGCCGGGGCCGGCGCGCTTCGACGGGCCGCTGCACAACGAGATCCCGGAGCCGAACCGCGCGGTGGACAACTCCACCGTCTGGCAGCCGGACTACAGCGCCGACCACTACCGGACGCTGTACTTCGGCACCAAGCCCGGAGACGAGTCGCTGAAGCAGTACTACGAGGCCCAGTCCTCGGGCCGCTACAGCGTCGACGGCACCGTCACCGACTGGGTGAAGGTCAAGTACAACGAGGCCCGCTACGGCCGTTCCGGGGACGACCCCGACGACGCCAACGGCGACGACCCGGCGGTGTGCGGCAGCAACGTCTGCACCAACGTCTGGGCGCTGGTACGCGACGCCGCCGACCAGTGGGTCGCCGACCAGAAGGCCGCCGGCCGCACCGACGCCCAGATCGCCGCGGACGCCAAGGCGATGGACCAGTGGGATCGGTACGACCACGACTCCGACGGCAACTTCAACGAGTCGGACGGGTACATCGACCACTTCCAGATCGTCCACGCCGGCGGCGACATGGCCGACGGTGACCCGAACCAGGGTGAGGACGCCATCTGGAGCCACCGCTGGTACGCCTTCGCCTCCGACCAGGGGCGCACCGGCCCGCCGAACTTCCCGGCCGGTGGTACCCAGATCGGCAGCACCGGCATCTGGATCGGTGACTACACCATCCAGCCGGAGAACGGCGGCCGCAGCGTCTTCTACCACGAGTACGGCCACGACCTGGGCCTGCCGGACGACTACAACGTCGTCAACGGTGGAGACAACAACAACGAGCACTGGACCCTGATGGCGCAGAGCCGCCTCGGCGGCAAGAACGACGGCGGCATCGGCGAGCGCGGTGGTGACCTCGGCGCCTGGAACAAGCTCCAGCTCGGCTGGCTCGACTACGAGGTGGTCGTCGCGGGGCAGAAGCGCACCATGACCCTCGGCCCGCAGGAGTACAACTCCGCCAAGCCGCAGGCCGCCGTGGTCGTGCTCCCGCAGCGCGAGTACACCTTCGACAACGGCAAGCCGTTCGAGGGCACCAGGCAGTTCTTCTCCGGCAACGAGGACGACCTCAACAACACGATGACCCGGACCCTGGACTTCACCGGGAAGTCGTCGGCCTCCCTGTCGATGAAGGGTCGCTACAACATCGAGGCCGACTACGACTACCTGTTCTTCGAGGCCTCGCTCGACGGTGGCGAGACGTGGACGCCGCTGCCCGGCACCGCCGACGGCAAGCCGCTCAAGGAAATCTCCCCGGGGCGCTTCGCCCTGGACGGCAGCAGCGACGGCAAGTGGGTCGACATCACCATCCCGATGGACGCCGCCGCCGGCAAGGTGGTCCAGTTCCGGCTGCGCTACCAGACCGACGGTGGTGTCTCCGAGGGTGGCTTCTACGGTGACGCGATCACCGTGACCGCCGACGGCGAGACCGTGCTCAGCGACGGCGCCGAGAACGGCGCCGGCGACTGGACGCTGGGCGGTTGGACCATCGCCGAGGAGACCTACACCCGGCTCTTCGACAACTACTACATCGCCGGCCACCGGTCGTACGTCTCGTACGACAAGTACCTGAAGACCGGGCCGTACTACTTCGGGTACGCGAACACCCGCCCGGACTGGGTGGACCACTACGCGTACCAGGAGGGCCTGCTCATCTCCTACTGGAACACGCGCTGGGCGGACAACGACACGTTCGCGCACCCGGGCGAGGGCCGCAACCTCTACATCGACGCGCGCCCGCGGCCGATCTACAACCTGACCGGCCAGCCGTGGCGGGCCCGGGTCCAGGTGTACGACGCGCCGTTCAGCCTCAAGAAGGCGGACTCGTTCACGCTGCACATCGACAGCCGGCCGCAGTACATCCGTGGTCAGGCCGCGGAGCCGCTGTTCGACGACACCAAGAAGTACTGGTACGAGGAGTTGCCGAACCACGGCGTCAAGCTCCCCGCCACCGGCACGAAGATCAAGGTGCTGGAGCAGAAGGGCACCTCCATCAAGGTCCGCTTCTTCTGA
- a CDS encoding SseB family protein — protein sequence MTEWEPATEAEAALRDALRANDQPLYFRILSRTDLFLPVSAQALAGQAPMNWGTWTTGGRTHVLAFTSAAAMRACLGEHAGASRRSTYDELASQWPNHDWWLAVNPGLPIESYLPAWYVAQLSRGDVRLPGRTIGARARLERAETLARVRATESGPGSGEGQPTTGPQGREPSAGHAPEGTVPLRPAPAPVPPPGTPLRSPAELRAAALRRPLADAGRVPAPGDTDARWPAPPGGDRPGRRPAEAPTNGRPGGEPERPNRRSFFEPASGRAGRDERAVPPPRFARGSQPFPRRRPPTDPASGSPAQAFAVGDATRTDRDSPPAFGPPAGETSRTPQPRAAEAESRTARFPVPDPATLQAYARRTTDDEATQALPRRHPTPPPPDPEPASIAEPVSGPPAPRRGFTPIVIEGTIIESRDLTDPVAAAGLRDDPAPGAGAGATGLLAGSRGAGAGGTGLADERAAGGPAPAADPLPQRPAVAETARTAGGWQPTGPEAGHPQPGPALRPMDGQEEVTAPIPAPRSQLPEPAAAAPDVTVPAAEDPARAVAAGTITTDPSAAVGTPAPDPVGVPGTAGPDITGASAAGPADITGASAATPADAASPPAVPVPADFDPANEVEEDLLDATGAGSTDTFLSTLLLARVLLPVAPDSAPGSRPGEPGFVWRTEELDGETFVVVYTSPERLADHTDAAVETVRVRFVQLIHRWPDESWSFVVNPGSPIGAKLPGEQIIGLANWAAEVGLGADTGAEPEASPAAEDPADRPRYEPPAPDPTRPIVMQKAVAPSQLAYYLERGYDRVSGFVHRAGELAHLTTPAQLFDALGLGYPATPFDRAAEEIYVLRWPAYRPSLYRIPYGGQNETAMRAMEGWVIERSPFRGNGFAPGESSDVVAEFKVDSARLPHGAQLWRIGADGSERVVATLDADALLWREVDEA from the coding sequence GTGACCGAATGGGAGCCGGCCACCGAGGCCGAAGCCGCCCTTCGCGACGCGCTGCGCGCCAACGACCAGCCGCTCTACTTCCGCATCCTGTCGCGGACGGACCTGTTCCTCCCGGTCTCCGCGCAGGCGCTCGCCGGCCAGGCGCCGATGAACTGGGGCACCTGGACCACCGGCGGTCGCACCCACGTGCTGGCCTTCACCTCCGCCGCCGCGATGCGGGCCTGCCTCGGCGAGCACGCCGGCGCGAGCCGGCGCAGCACGTACGACGAGCTGGCCAGCCAGTGGCCGAATCATGACTGGTGGCTCGCGGTCAACCCGGGCCTGCCCATCGAGAGTTATCTGCCCGCCTGGTACGTCGCGCAGCTCTCCCGCGGTGACGTCCGGCTGCCCGGGCGCACGATCGGGGCGCGGGCGCGCCTGGAGCGGGCCGAGACGCTCGCCCGCGTCCGGGCGACGGAGAGCGGTCCGGGCAGCGGGGAGGGCCAGCCGACCACCGGTCCGCAGGGCCGCGAGCCCAGCGCCGGTCACGCACCCGAGGGCACGGTCCCGCTGCGACCGGCTCCCGCGCCCGTCCCGCCCCCGGGCACGCCGTTGCGGAGCCCGGCCGAGCTGCGTGCCGCCGCCCTGCGGCGACCCCTGGCCGACGCCGGCCGGGTGCCCGCGCCCGGGGACACGGACGCCCGGTGGCCGGCGCCGCCCGGGGGCGACCGTCCCGGCCGGCGTCCCGCCGAGGCACCCACGAACGGCCGCCCGGGCGGCGAGCCGGAGCGGCCGAACCGTCGATCGTTCTTCGAACCCGCTTCCGGCCGCGCCGGCCGGGACGAGCGGGCCGTCCCGCCGCCCCGATTCGCCCGCGGCTCCCAACCGTTCCCGCGCCGCCGGCCGCCCACCGACCCGGCGTCCGGGAGCCCCGCCCAGGCGTTCGCCGTCGGCGACGCGACCCGTACCGACCGGGATTCCCCGCCGGCCTTCGGGCCTCCCGCCGGGGAGACGTCCCGGACGCCGCAGCCACGGGCGGCCGAAGCGGAGAGCCGGACGGCCCGCTTCCCGGTGCCCGATCCGGCGACCCTCCAGGCGTACGCACGCCGCACGACGGACGACGAGGCCACGCAGGCGCTCCCGCGGCGTCACCCCACGCCGCCGCCCCCGGACCCGGAACCGGCGTCGATCGCGGAACCGGTCTCCGGGCCGCCGGCGCCCCGCCGGGGCTTCACGCCGATCGTCATCGAGGGCACGATCATCGAGTCGCGGGACCTCACCGACCCGGTCGCCGCCGCCGGGCTCCGCGACGACCCCGCCCCGGGTGCCGGAGCCGGTGCCACCGGTCTGCTCGCCGGGAGCCGGGGTGCCGGGGCCGGGGGCACCGGGCTGGCCGACGAGCGGGCCGCTGGCGGGCCGGCGCCGGCCGCCGACCCGCTCCCGCAGCGTCCCGCCGTCGCGGAGACCGCCCGGACGGCGGGCGGGTGGCAGCCCACCGGTCCGGAGGCCGGCCACCCGCAGCCCGGGCCGGCTCTGCGTCCAATGGATGGCCAGGAGGAGGTCACCGCTCCGATCCCGGCCCCGCGGTCCCAGCTGCCCGAGCCGGCCGCTGCGGCACCGGACGTGACCGTCCCGGCTGCGGAAGACCCGGCTCGCGCCGTCGCGGCGGGCACGATCACCACGGATCCGTCCGCCGCAGTGGGCACACCCGCCCCGGATCCCGTCGGCGTACCGGGTACCGCCGGCCCGGACATCACCGGCGCGTCGGCCGCCGGTCCGGCGGACATCACCGGCGCGTCGGCCGCGACTCCGGCGGACGCCGCCTCCCCACCGGCGGTCCCCGTCCCGGCGGACTTCGATCCGGCGAACGAGGTCGAGGAGGACCTGCTCGACGCGACCGGCGCGGGGAGCACCGACACCTTCCTGTCGACGCTCCTGCTCGCCCGCGTGCTGCTGCCGGTGGCGCCCGACTCGGCACCCGGCAGCCGGCCCGGCGAGCCGGGATTCGTCTGGCGTACGGAGGAGTTGGACGGCGAGACGTTCGTCGTCGTGTACACCTCCCCGGAGCGGCTCGCCGACCACACGGACGCCGCCGTCGAGACGGTCCGGGTGCGGTTCGTGCAGCTCATCCACCGTTGGCCGGACGAGTCGTGGTCCTTCGTCGTCAACCCCGGCAGCCCCATCGGCGCCAAGCTGCCCGGTGAGCAGATCATCGGGCTCGCCAACTGGGCGGCCGAGGTGGGCCTCGGTGCCGACACCGGCGCCGAGCCGGAGGCGTCACCGGCCGCGGAGGACCCCGCCGACCGGCCGCGCTACGAGCCGCCCGCCCCGGACCCGACCCGGCCGATCGTCATGCAGAAGGCCGTGGCGCCGAGCCAGCTCGCGTACTACCTGGAGCGGGGCTACGACCGGGTCTCCGGCTTCGTGCACCGGGCGGGCGAACTGGCCCACCTGACCACCCCGGCGCAGCTGTTCGACGCGCTCGGCCTCGGCTATCCCGCCACGCCGTTCGACCGGGCCGCCGAGGAGATCTACGTGCTGCGCTGGCCCGCGTACCGGCCGAGCCTCTACCGCATTCCCTACGGCGGCCAGAACGAGACCGCCATGCGGGCCATGGAGGGCTGGGTCATCGAGCGGTCCCCGTTCCGGGGCAACGGTTTCGCGCCGGGGGAGAGCAGCGACGTCGTGGCGGAGTTCAAGGTGGACAGCGCCCGGCTGCCGCACGGCGCGCAGCTGTGGCGGATCGGCGCGGACGGCAGCGAGCGCGTGGTGGCCACGCTGGACGCCGACGCGCTGCTGTGGCGGGAGGTGGACGAGGCGTGA
- the mycP gene encoding type VII secretion-associated serine protease mycosin, producing MSRSSARPLLAALAVTAATLVAVAAPPPAASPPGVAATEPEGAGRRAPAGPGLAGRAAPACAAPLAPARPITTVPWPQQRYAPERLAPLATGAGVTVGVVDSGVDSRHPQLAGRVRAGTDLLDPGGDGTRDCAGHGTGVASVIVAARQDGVAFHGLAPQARILPVRVSEQQVVDGRESGRTVSARDFARAIRWAVDNGAEVLNLSVVLYVDNPAVRDAVAHALARDVVVVAAAGNLHESGDPRPYPAAYAGVLGVGAIGVDGVRSSFSQVGPYVDLVAPGSDVVTAAPGQGHHRAEGTSYAVPFVAATAALLRQYRPDLDATEVAERILATTDPAPGAGYGAGVLNPYRALTESGGGPARTRPAAALLDERADPALLAQQARRAASRDRALLVAAIGGGTVTAAVLLALVLPRGARRRWRPPDPA from the coding sequence ATGTCCCGGAGTTCCGCGCGGCCGCTGCTCGCCGCTCTGGCGGTGACGGCGGCGACCCTGGTTGCCGTCGCCGCGCCGCCCCCCGCGGCATCCCCTCCCGGTGTCGCGGCGACCGAGCCGGAAGGTGCCGGCCGCCGCGCACCGGCCGGTCCCGGCCTCGCCGGTCGGGCCGCTCCGGCGTGCGCGGCGCCTCTCGCGCCCGCACGGCCCATCACGACGGTGCCGTGGCCGCAGCAGCGGTACGCCCCGGAGCGGCTGGCTCCGCTCGCCACCGGCGCGGGCGTGACGGTGGGAGTGGTCGACTCCGGCGTGGACTCCCGGCACCCGCAACTCGCCGGGCGGGTCCGCGCCGGTACCGACCTGCTCGACCCCGGCGGCGACGGCACCCGGGACTGCGCCGGCCACGGCACCGGAGTCGCGAGCGTCATCGTCGCCGCACGCCAGGACGGGGTGGCCTTCCACGGCCTCGCCCCCCAGGCTCGGATCCTGCCCGTCCGGGTCAGCGAGCAGCAGGTGGTCGACGGCCGGGAATCGGGGCGTACGGTCAGCGCCCGCGACTTCGCCCGGGCGATCCGATGGGCGGTCGACAACGGCGCCGAGGTGCTCAACCTCTCCGTGGTGCTGTACGTGGACAATCCCGCCGTGCGGGACGCGGTCGCCCACGCGCTCGCGCGCGACGTCGTCGTCGTGGCCGCTGCCGGCAACCTGCACGAGAGCGGTGATCCCCGGCCCTACCCGGCCGCGTACGCCGGTGTGCTCGGGGTGGGGGCGATCGGCGTGGACGGGGTGCGCTCCTCGTTCTCCCAGGTCGGCCCGTACGTCGACCTGGTCGCGCCGGGGAGCGACGTGGTGACCGCCGCCCCCGGGCAGGGACACCACCGGGCGGAGGGCACCAGCTACGCCGTGCCCTTCGTGGCCGCCACCGCCGCCCTGCTCCGGCAGTACCGGCCGGACCTGGACGCGACCGAGGTGGCGGAGCGGATTCTGGCCACCACCGATCCGGCTCCCGGGGCGGGGTACGGCGCGGGTGTGCTGAACCCGTACCGGGCGCTGACCGAGAGCGGCGGCGGTCCGGCCCGCACCCGGCCGGCCGCCGCCCTGCTCGACGAGCGGGCCGACCCGGCGCTACTGGCCCAGCAGGCGAGGCGGGCGGCGTCCCGGGACCGGGCGCTGCTGGTGGCCGCGATCGGCGGTGGGACGGTCACCGCGGCAGTGCTGCTGGCCCTCGTGCTGCCCCGGGGCGCCCGCCGCCGGTGGCGTCCGCCGGACCCGGCCTGA
- a CDS encoding alpha/beta fold hydrolase → MTEQRGGPVDESCVLPEGPWTHRFVGANGSRFHVVEAGAGPMVLFLHGFPEHWWAWHEMLPAVADAGFRAVAVDLRGYGASDKPPRGYDGYTLAADVAGLIRALGERSATVVGSGAGGLIGWTVASFHPSLVRRLVVLGAPHPLRLRAAIFADPRGQFAASTPTLKFQLPRYEHVLTRDDAAAVEEMLRRWGGPRWVNSPGFPAYAARCREAMRIPQAAFCALEGYRWAFRSVLRLHGYRFVRLMQKPLVTPTLQLHGALDRAALPRTAQGSGRYVVAPYEWRLLDHVGHFPHVEARDVVLGEILRWTKS, encoded by the coding sequence ATGACCGAGCAGCGTGGCGGGCCCGTCGACGAGTCCTGCGTCCTCCCTGAGGGACCGTGGACGCACCGGTTCGTCGGCGCCAACGGCAGCCGGTTCCACGTCGTGGAGGCCGGTGCCGGCCCGATGGTCCTGTTCCTGCACGGCTTTCCCGAGCACTGGTGGGCCTGGCACGAGATGCTGCCGGCGGTCGCCGACGCGGGGTTCCGGGCCGTCGCGGTCGACCTGCGGGGCTACGGCGCGAGCGACAAGCCACCCCGGGGGTACGACGGCTACACGCTGGCCGCCGACGTCGCCGGGCTGATCCGGGCGCTGGGCGAGCGGTCGGCGACCGTGGTGGGCAGCGGTGCCGGCGGCCTGATCGGCTGGACGGTGGCGTCGTTCCACCCGTCCCTGGTCCGGCGGCTGGTGGTGCTCGGAGCGCCGCACCCGCTGCGGCTGCGGGCCGCCATCTTCGCCGACCCGCGCGGCCAGTTCGCCGCCTCCACACCGACGTTGAAGTTTCAACTTCCCCGCTACGAACACGTGCTGACCCGCGACGACGCGGCGGCGGTGGAGGAGATGCTGCGCCGCTGGGGCGGGCCGCGGTGGGTGAACAGCCCGGGCTTCCCCGCGTACGCCGCACGGTGCCGGGAGGCCATGCGCATCCCGCAGGCGGCGTTCTGCGCGCTGGAGGGCTACCGCTGGGCGTTCCGGTCGGTGCTCCGGCTGCACGGGTACCGGTTCGTGCGGCTCATGCAGAAGCCCCTGGTCACCCCGACCCTGCAACTGCACGGCGCCCTCGACCGCGCCGCCCTGCCGCGTACCGCTCAGGGCTCCGGCCGGTACGTCGTGGCCCCGTACGAGTGGCGGCTGCTCGACCACGTCGGGCACTTCCCGCACGTGGAGGCCCGGGACGTGGTGCTCGGCGAGATCCTGCGCTGGACGAAGTCGTAG